One genomic region from Neisseria weaveri encodes:
- a CDS encoding tyrosine-type recombinase/integrase codes for MDFTTPSGKRVRRSARTKDKKSAEELRDKLKHDAWRVSQLGEKPKRLWDEAALKWLKEKAAKRSIDDDKSKIRMLTQFRGVYLHHIDNEFVMNVVGNLKCKDSTKNRYLSLIISILNAAAKKWKWIDKAPFIEKYKENAGRVRWLKPAEAQRLIGVAKPRYFADLIIFSLNTGLRQSNVLNLKWDQIDLDRKVAWCHPDEVKAGKALGVVLNDAAIEVLKRQIGKHSEYVFVNKRGNPIVGINSRYWKKSLELANITDFTWHDLRHTWASWLVQRGVPLRVLQEMGGWQTLSMVQRYAHLSSEHLQSHAKILSDLVRHSQNDDTNLSQ; via the coding sequence ATTGACTTTACAACACCCAGCGGAAAAAGAGTTAGACGCTCTGCTCGCACAAAAGACAAAAAATCAGCCGAAGAACTGAGAGATAAACTCAAGCATGATGCTTGGCGGGTTTCTCAACTTGGCGAAAAGCCTAAGCGTTTATGGGATGAAGCCGCTTTAAAGTGGCTTAAAGAAAAGGCAGCAAAAAGAAGTATAGATGACGATAAGTCAAAAATACGAATGCTGACACAATTCAGAGGCGTTTATTTGCATCACATTGATAACGAGTTCGTGATGAATGTGGTAGGCAATCTGAAATGCAAAGACAGCACGAAGAACCGCTATTTATCTCTTATCATTTCTATTTTGAATGCAGCTGCAAAAAAATGGAAATGGATAGACAAAGCACCATTCATTGAAAAATATAAGGAGAATGCAGGACGAGTACGCTGGTTAAAGCCTGCTGAAGCTCAAAGGCTGATAGGGGTGGCAAAACCACGATACTTTGCTGATTTGATTATATTTAGTCTCAATACTGGTTTAAGACAAAGCAATGTTTTAAATCTTAAGTGGGACCAAATAGATTTAGATCGTAAAGTTGCTTGGTGCCATCCTGATGAGGTGAAAGCTGGAAAAGCTTTGGGTGTTGTTTTGAATGATGCCGCAATTGAGGTTTTAAAGCGGCAGATAGGAAAACATTCCGAGTACGTTTTCGTAAACAAACGTGGAAATCCTATTGTTGGTATAAATAGTAGGTACTGGAAGAAAAGTCTTGAGTTGGCCAACATAACAGATTTCACATGGCACGATTTGAGACACACATGGGCAAGTTGGTTAGTTCAACGCGGAGTGCCATTGAGGGTGTTACAAGAGATGGGTGGATGGCAAACACTATCTATGGTTCAACGCTATGCTCACCTGTCATCGGAGCATTTGCAGTCACATGCTAAGATACTGTCTGATTTGGTGAGACATTCGCAAAATGACGACACAAATTTGTCACAGTAA
- a CDS encoding DMT family transporter → MSPSPSLFKNLPFLITPPLLWAGNVIVARMVRNDIPPFTLSFGRWVISLLILLPFAWAAMRRDKNLYRRHAKPVIGTALTGVAAFNTLVYTGLHNTTSTNALLLNSCIPVLIMLIGAVFYGQTLNRFQVSGLLLSLCGVLAIILRGDLENLWALRFNSGDLWVFAAVVCWAFYTLWMRHMPSEINRTGLTAVQIMLGLPVLLPLWLWERAGGAQVNWNTDALLGFAYVGVFPSVVAYLCYTAAIARVGAVRAGLSIHLMPVFGTLLAVTLLGEAFHLYHFIGILAIFGGILLSNRRSA, encoded by the coding sequence ATGTCTCCTAGCCCGTCCTTATTCAAAAACCTGCCTTTCCTGATTACGCCGCCGCTGCTCTGGGCGGGCAATGTGATTGTTGCGAGAATGGTGCGCAACGATATTCCGCCGTTTACGCTTTCGTTCGGACGTTGGGTGATTTCGCTGCTGATTCTGCTGCCGTTTGCCTGGGCGGCAATGCGGCGGGACAAAAATCTCTACCGCCGGCATGCCAAGCCGGTTATCGGTACGGCGCTGACAGGCGTGGCGGCGTTCAACACGTTGGTTTATACGGGGCTGCACAATACGACAAGCACCAATGCGCTCTTGCTCAATTCGTGTATTCCCGTATTGATTATGCTGATCGGTGCGGTATTTTACGGACAAACGCTAAACCGTTTTCAGGTATCGGGTTTATTGCTGTCATTGTGCGGCGTGCTGGCGATTATCCTGCGCGGCGATTTGGAAAACTTGTGGGCGTTGCGGTTTAACTCGGGCGATTTGTGGGTGTTTGCAGCGGTGGTCTGCTGGGCGTTTTATACTTTGTGGATGCGGCATATGCCGTCTGAAATCAACCGTACGGGGCTGACGGCAGTACAAATCATGCTGGGTTTGCCGGTGCTGCTGCCTTTGTGGTTATGGGAACGTGCAGGCGGAGCGCAGGTGAATTGGAATACGGACGCGCTGCTGGGATTTGCGTATGTAGGCGTGTTTCCTTCGGTGGTGGCGTATTTGTGTTACACGGCAGCCATCGCACGTGTAGGAGCGGTGCGTGCCGGATTAAGCATCCATCTGATGCCGGTATTCGGCACGCTGCTGGCGGTAACGCTGTTGGGCGAAGCATTCCACCTTTACCACTTTATCGGTATTCTGGCGATTTTCGGCGGCATTTTGCTGAGCAACCGCCGTTCCGCTTAA
- a CDS encoding Na/Pi cotransporter family protein, giving the protein MKTIKIRSILIGLLLAALAYSFWYSPSWLKLCYGLALFLFGMQCIEEGLHNTAGGTLEKLIAKSTASSGKGLLFGIGATFILQSSTLVSLLTIAFLSTGLITLAGGIAIILGTNLGATSGIWLLALAGQSISLSPIAIPVVVFGILASFFNNKTKAVGRVLVGIALIFIGIDAIKEGFQAFGGTMDFASFRSGGITEIAIFCGIGLLLTIVLQSSHATLILTLAALAGGQISLAQGFAIAIGSNVGSSASTAFVGMLGSNRNGQRLALAHLVFNTVTAVLSLILWIPLTKAVTGLAGLTGMSQLLQLALFHTLFNLLGLATFWKLQDRLADRLISWLPEKQEAELLAVSDAVVTPRHLHSNMLRSGDTALRALTQEVRHLNALGLEVICHVLFIPAHELYSGSADDGKKLPPPTLPLELDAQKLYEQQIKPLYSQILDFTSKIDIDGEMQQQQLAAVHTAALNMIDIIKESKHLQKNMQRYLQEPESPVYQDYMRLRRHLFRSLQLFRKMSELKGCSEEWKEQSALLTKHIDSLETFRARIMEKLRNNEISGWETSSLMNDTNYAGRIGWGIQEILQTMCLNPAEEKNTEEEAAKAA; this is encoded by the coding sequence ATGAAAACGATAAAAATAAGATCTATTCTGATCGGCTTGTTGTTGGCTGCATTGGCTTATAGTTTTTGGTACAGCCCTTCATGGCTGAAACTCTGCTACGGTTTGGCCCTGTTTTTATTCGGTATGCAATGTATTGAGGAAGGCTTGCATAATACGGCCGGCGGCACATTGGAGAAATTGATAGCTAAAAGTACGGCTTCTTCCGGCAAAGGCCTGCTGTTCGGTATCGGAGCGACGTTTATCCTCCAATCCAGTACTTTGGTTTCTTTATTGACCATCGCTTTTTTAAGCACGGGTTTGATTACTTTGGCAGGCGGTATCGCCATTATTCTCGGCACCAACCTCGGTGCGACCAGCGGCATCTGGCTGCTGGCTCTGGCGGGACAAAGCATCAGCTTGAGTCCGATTGCCATACCGGTTGTGGTTTTCGGTATTTTGGCGAGCTTTTTCAACAACAAAACCAAAGCCGTCGGACGGGTTTTAGTCGGAATTGCCTTGATTTTTATCGGTATTGACGCGATTAAAGAAGGTTTCCAGGCTTTCGGCGGCACCATGGATTTCGCTTCGTTCCGTTCGGGCGGTATCACCGAAATCGCGATTTTCTGCGGTATCGGTCTGCTGCTGACCATTGTGCTCCAGTCTTCACACGCTACGCTGATTCTGACTTTGGCCGCATTGGCCGGCGGTCAAATCAGCTTGGCTCAGGGTTTTGCCATCGCCATCGGCTCCAACGTCGGCAGCAGCGCTTCGACTGCTTTTGTCGGCATGTTGGGCAGCAACCGCAACGGTCAACGTTTGGCTCTGGCGCATTTGGTGTTCAATACGGTAACAGCCGTACTGTCTTTGATCTTATGGATACCGCTGACAAAAGCCGTAACCGGATTGGCCGGGCTGACGGGCATGAGCCAACTGCTGCAACTGGCACTGTTCCACACCTTATTCAACTTACTCGGCCTGGCCACATTCTGGAAACTGCAGGACCGTCTTGCCGACCGTCTTATCAGCTGGCTGCCGGAAAAACAGGAAGCCGAGCTGTTGGCCGTTTCCGACGCCGTTGTAACGCCGCGCCATCTCCACAGCAATATGCTGCGATCCGGCGACACCGCTTTGCGCGCGCTGACTCAAGAAGTCCGCCACTTAAACGCATTGGGCTTGGAAGTGATCTGTCACGTTCTCTTTATCCCTGCCCACGAGCTTTATAGCGGCAGCGCGGATGACGGCAAAAAACTGCCGCCGCCTACCCTGCCTTTGGAATTGGACGCGCAAAAACTGTACGAACAACAAATCAAACCTCTGTACAGCCAGATTTTGGACTTTACCAGTAAAATCGACATCGACGGCGAAATGCAGCAGCAACAATTGGCTGCCGTGCATACCGCCGCACTGAATATGATCGACATCATCAAAGAAAGCAAACATTTGCAGAAAAACATGCAGCGTTATCTGCAAGAGCCCGAGTCTCCCGTTTATCAAGACTATATGCGTTTGCGCCGCCACCTGTTCCGCAGCCTGCAGCTGTTCCGCAAAATGTCCGAGCTGAAAGGATGTTCGGAAGAATGGAAAGAGCAATCCGCCCTGCTGACCAAGCATATCGATTCTCTGGAAACCTTCCGCGCACGCATTATGGAAAAACTGCGCAACAACGAAATCAGCGGCTGGGAAACCTCTTCCCTGATGAACGACACCAACTATGCCGGCCGTATCGGTTGGGGCATACAGGAAATCCTACAAACCATGTGTCTGAACCCGGCGGAAGAAAAAAACACCGAGGAAGAAGCTGCAAAAGCTGCTTAA
- the adhP gene encoding alcohol dehydrogenase AdhP has product MKMKAAVVTPDSNGNVEIIEREIRPLENGEALVEVEYCGVCHTDLHVAAGDYGQKPGRVLGHEGIGIVTETAPGVTRLKKGDRVSIAWLYKSCGSCEYCNTGRETLCRTVLNAGYTADGGMATHCIVDADYAVKVPDGLDPAQASSITCAGVTTYKGIKVSGVRPGQWIAVYGAGGLGNLGVQYAKKVFGAHVIAIDINDDKLALAKEVGADIVINAAKEDAAKVIQEKVGGAHAAVVTAVSRAAFNSSVDCVRAGGRVVAIGLPPETMDLSIPRIVLDGIEIVGSLVGTRKDLEEAFQFGAEGIVVPVVQTRTLDETNDIFQEMRDGKIQGRMVIDMKKSCGCTHH; this is encoded by the coding sequence ATGAAAATGAAAGCAGCAGTGGTCACCCCCGACAGCAACGGTAACGTAGAAATTATCGAACGCGAAATCCGCCCTCTTGAAAACGGCGAAGCATTGGTAGAAGTAGAATATTGCGGCGTGTGCCATACCGACTTGCACGTTGCCGCCGGCGATTACGGCCAGAAACCCGGCCGCGTACTCGGCCACGAAGGTATCGGCATCGTAACCGAAACCGCTCCCGGCGTAACCCGTCTCAAAAAAGGCGACCGCGTCAGCATCGCTTGGCTGTATAAAAGCTGCGGTTCGTGCGAATACTGCAATACCGGCCGCGAAACCCTTTGCCGCACCGTATTAAACGCCGGCTACACTGCCGACGGCGGCATGGCCACGCACTGTATCGTAGATGCCGATTATGCCGTTAAAGTACCCGACGGCTTAGACCCCGCCCAAGCCAGCAGCATTACCTGCGCAGGCGTAACCACTTATAAAGGCATCAAAGTTTCCGGCGTCCGCCCCGGACAATGGATTGCCGTTTACGGCGCCGGCGGTTTGGGCAATTTGGGTGTGCAATACGCTAAAAAAGTGTTCGGCGCACATGTGATCGCCATCGACATCAACGACGACAAACTGGCTTTGGCAAAAGAAGTGGGCGCAGACATCGTGATTAACGCCGCCAAAGAAGACGCAGCCAAAGTGATACAGGAAAAAGTCGGAGGCGCACATGCCGCAGTCGTTACCGCCGTTTCCCGTGCGGCCTTCAACTCTTCCGTAGACTGCGTGCGCGCTGGCGGGCGCGTCGTAGCCATAGGTTTGCCGCCCGAAACCATGGATTTATCCATCCCCCGCATCGTGTTGGACGGCATCGAAATCGTCGGCTCGCTGGTAGGCACGCGTAAAGACTTGGAAGAAGCATTCCAATTCGGCGCGGAAGGCATTGTCGTTCCTGTCGTACAAACCCGTACGCTCGACGAAACCAACGACATTTTCCAAGAAATGCGCGACGGTAAAATCCAAGGCCGTATGGTTATCGACATGAAGAAAAGCTGCGGCTGCACGCATCACTAA
- a CDS encoding DUF2238 domain-containing protein, which yields MMNRYVGMLLLFAAVLVWSGIQPKDYAVWALEVSPAVIGAVLLSATYRRFRFSDFAYVVMWVHAVVLLVGGHYTYAEVPLFDWLREPMGWSRNNYDKVGHFMQGFSPAVIAAEILWKRQVVRSRGWLAFLTVCVCMAVSAVYELIEWLVAVLSKQAADAFLGTQGYVWDTQSDMLWCLIGSLCMVLLLRLANRPTAE from the coding sequence ATGATGAACCGTTATGTCGGAATGTTGCTGCTGTTTGCGGCGGTGCTGGTGTGGTCGGGCATTCAGCCTAAAGATTATGCTGTCTGGGCATTGGAAGTGTCGCCTGCGGTTATCGGTGCGGTGCTGCTGTCGGCGACATACCGGCGTTTCCGTTTCAGCGATTTTGCCTATGTTGTGATGTGGGTGCATGCCGTGGTTTTGCTGGTCGGCGGTCATTACACTTATGCGGAAGTGCCGCTGTTTGACTGGCTGCGCGAGCCGATGGGCTGGAGCCGGAACAATTACGATAAGGTAGGGCATTTTATGCAGGGTTTTTCGCCGGCGGTGATTGCGGCGGAGATTTTGTGGAAGCGGCAGGTGGTGCGCAGCCGCGGTTGGCTGGCGTTTTTGACGGTGTGCGTGTGCATGGCGGTCAGCGCGGTGTATGAATTGATTGAGTGGCTGGTGGCGGTGTTGAGCAAGCAGGCGGCCGATGCGTTTTTGGGAACGCAGGGTTATGTTTGGGATACGCAGTCGGATATGTTGTGGTGTTTGATCGGTTCGCTCTGTATGGTTTTGCTTTTGCGTCTGGCCAACCGGCCGACGGCGGAGTAG
- the pgsA gene encoding CDP-diacylglycerol--glycerol-3-phosphate 3-phosphatidyltransferase: MPWNIPIFLTWIRVLLIPVFTVLFYLPENWLDPQTVNWAAAFIFALAAITDWFDGFLARLWKQTSDFGAFLDPVADKLMVAVALLLLVSLNRTYVIFAIIIIGREITISALREWMAQMGKRGSVAVATIGKFKTAAQMVAIFLLLAGLHDFYGVNLIYLGNILMFIASVLTIWSMFYYLKMAWKEFKE; encoded by the coding sequence ATGCCTTGGAACATCCCTATTTTCCTTACGTGGATCCGAGTCTTATTGATTCCGGTATTTACAGTATTGTTTTATCTGCCCGAAAACTGGCTTGACCCGCAAACCGTCAATTGGGCGGCCGCTTTTATTTTTGCGTTGGCAGCCATAACAGACTGGTTCGACGGCTTTTTGGCACGTTTGTGGAAACAAACCTCCGATTTCGGTGCCTTTTTGGATCCGGTAGCCGACAAACTTATGGTGGCCGTAGCGTTGCTGCTTTTGGTCAGTTTGAATCGGACTTATGTTATTTTTGCCATCATTATCATCGGTCGTGAAATCACCATCTCCGCTTTGCGTGAGTGGATGGCGCAGATGGGCAAAAGAGGAAGCGTGGCCGTTGCCACAATCGGCAAATTCAAAACTGCGGCGCAAATGGTCGCCATTTTCCTATTGCTCGCCGGATTGCACGATTTTTACGGAGTGAATCTGATTTATTTAGGTAACATATTGATGTTTATAGCATCTGTTTTAACCATTTGGTCTATGTTTTATTATCTGAAAATGGCTTGGAAAGAATTTAAAGAATAA
- a CDS encoding YqaA family protein codes for MELWWQYGALAASAFTSATVLPGTSEAAFLAFLHAYPQHWLAALLVAGLFNGLGSMVSYAMGYWLPVKKRPSEKIMAYLQKWGVWTLLLAWVPVVGDGLPLAAGWLRLNPWLSSVVLVAGKFLRYGFLLGAARALF; via the coding sequence GTGGAATTGTGGTGGCAATACGGTGCGTTGGCCGCTTCGGCGTTTACATCGGCCACGGTGCTGCCCGGAACATCCGAAGCGGCGTTTTTGGCGTTTCTGCACGCCTATCCGCAACATTGGTTGGCGGCTTTGCTGGTTGCCGGATTATTCAACGGATTGGGCAGTATGGTGTCGTATGCGATGGGATATTGGCTGCCGGTTAAAAAAAGGCCGTCTGAAAAAATCATGGCTTATTTGCAGAAATGGGGCGTGTGGACTTTGTTGTTGGCGTGGGTGCCGGTGGTCGGCGACGGTTTGCCTTTGGCTGCCGGCTGGCTGCGTCTGAATCCGTGGTTGAGCAGTGTGGTTTTGGTAGCAGGCAAGTTTTTGCGCTACGGTTTTTTGTTGGGTGCGGCCCGGGCGTTGTTTTGA
- a CDS encoding helix-turn-helix domain-containing protein, whose protein sequence is MNTYDVEEAAAYCKCHPETIREHIREGRLNASKPGRKYCITQRALDAFLSNQENEQLQASLANRSEEKCLKMKDYIAVGTAFGTLTLQHPAEKELDALLAQKTKNQPKN, encoded by the coding sequence ATGAATACATATGATGTTGAAGAGGCTGCTGCGTATTGCAAATGCCATCCCGAAACGATTCGAGAGCATATCCGTGAAGGCCGTCTGAATGCCTCAAAACCAGGACGAAAATATTGCATTACACAGCGTGCACTTGACGCATTCCTTTCTAATCAAGAGAATGAGCAATTGCAGGCTTCACTTGCTAATAGGAGTGAAGAAAAATGCTTAAAAATGAAGGATTATATCGCCGTGGGAACGGCGTTTGGTACATTGACTTTACAACACCCAGCGGAAAAAGAGTTAGACGCTCTGCTCGCACAAAAGACAAAAAATCAGCCGAAGAACTGA
- a CDS encoding acetate kinase has product MSNQLILVLNCGSSSLKAALIDHASGELILSCLAEKLTSNDAFVTFKYFEHPHVQPIDRRSWFVGKSDGEKHQIEMGENNDHKSVVQALLDELKAHDLHTMIKAIGHRAVHAGEKYNSSVLVDDNVIAALEECIPLAPLHNPANLIGIRAAQEVFPDLPNVCVFDTAFHQTLPEYAYTYAVPQELYKKYGFRRYGFHGTSFRYVAPTAAELLGKDVNNCSMVIAHLGNGASVCAVKNGQSVDTSMGITPLEGLVMGTRSGDVDASAYPFLAENAGMDIKQVNDLLNKKSGLLGISGLSNDCRTLQEAAAEGHEGAKLALEVMTYRLAKYIAAMSIATGGIDALVFTGGIGENSDLVRSKTVARLRSMGLEIDEAANQDVRFGKAGFISPKGKTPAVLVVPTNEERMIAIDTARLAKL; this is encoded by the coding sequence ATGTCTAATCAATTGATTCTGGTTTTAAACTGCGGCAGCTCTTCTCTGAAAGCAGCCTTGATCGATCACGCCAGCGGCGAGTTGATCTTAAGCTGTCTGGCTGAAAAACTGACATCCAACGATGCTTTCGTTACCTTTAAATATTTCGAACATCCGCATGTTCAGCCTATCGACCGCCGCTCTTGGTTCGTCGGCAAATCCGACGGCGAAAAACACCAGATCGAAATGGGCGAAAACAACGACCATAAGAGCGTGGTACAGGCTTTGCTCGACGAATTGAAAGCCCACGACCTGCACACCATGATCAAAGCCATCGGCCACCGCGCGGTACACGCCGGTGAAAAATACAATTCTTCCGTTTTGGTGGACGACAATGTTATCGCCGCTTTGGAAGAATGTATCCCGTTGGCACCGCTGCACAATCCGGCCAACCTGATCGGTATCCGCGCCGCTCAGGAAGTCTTCCCCGACCTGCCGAACGTTTGCGTGTTCGACACTGCTTTCCACCAAACCCTGCCCGAATACGCTTATACCTATGCCGTACCGCAAGAGCTGTATAAAAAATACGGTTTCCGCCGTTACGGCTTCCACGGCACCAGCTTCCGTTATGTAGCACCGACCGCTGCCGAACTGTTGGGCAAAGATGTCAACAACTGCTCGATGGTCATCGCCCACTTGGGCAACGGCGCATCGGTTTGCGCAGTGAAAAACGGTCAATCCGTCGACACCAGCATGGGCATCACGCCGTTGGAAGGCTTGGTGATGGGTACGCGAAGCGGCGACGTTGATGCCAGTGCCTATCCGTTCCTGGCGGAAAACGCAGGCATGGACATCAAACAAGTCAACGACTTGCTGAACAAAAAATCGGGCCTGTTGGGCATTTCGGGTTTGTCTAACGACTGCCGCACGTTGCAGGAAGCCGCTGCCGAAGGCCACGAAGGTGCGAAATTGGCATTGGAAGTGATGACTTACCGCTTAGCCAAATACATCGCCGCCATGAGCATTGCCACCGGCGGCATCGACGCTTTGGTGTTTACCGGCGGCATCGGCGAAAACTCCGACCTCGTCCGCAGCAAAACCGTTGCCCGTCTGCGCTCAATGGGCTTGGAAATCGACGAAGCGGCCAACCAAGACGTACGCTTCGGCAAAGCCGGTTTCATCAGCCCGAAAGGCAAAACCCCGGCAGTATTGGTGGTACCGACCAACGAAGAACGCATGATCGCCATCGATACCGCCCGTTTGGCCAAACTGTAA
- the prpF gene encoding 2-methylaconitate cis-trans isomerase PrpF produces MQIKIPAVYYRGGTSKGVFFKRSDLPEAAQNPGEARDKILLRVLGSPDPYGKQIDGLGNASSSTSKAVILDKSSKEGHDVDYLFGQVSIDKPFVDWSGNCGNLTAAVGAFAISNGLVYPGKIPSDGICTVYIWQKNISKTIIAHVPMKNGEVQETGDFELDGVTFPAAEVQIEFLDPADGEGSMFPTGNLVDELDVPGVGKLQATLINAGIPTVFVNAADIGYTGKELQDDINNSTEKLEFFEKIRAYGALKMGLIQDLGEAAIRQHTPKVAFVAPPQDYVSSSGKEVKADDIDLLVRALSMGKLHHAMMGTASVAIATAAAVPGTLVNLAAGGGEREAVRFGHPSGTLRVGAAAVLENGQWTAKKAVMSRSARIIMEGWVRVPEDCF; encoded by the coding sequence ATGCAGATTAAAATTCCTGCAGTCTACTACCGTGGCGGCACGTCCAAAGGTGTCTTTTTCAAACGCAGCGACCTGCCCGAAGCGGCGCAAAATCCCGGCGAAGCACGCGACAAAATCTTATTGCGCGTTTTAGGCAGCCCCGATCCCTACGGCAAACAGATCGACGGTTTGGGCAACGCCAGCTCTTCCACCAGTAAAGCCGTTATTCTCGATAAAAGCAGCAAAGAAGGCCATGACGTCGACTATCTGTTCGGACAGGTGTCCATCGACAAACCGTTTGTCGACTGGAGCGGCAACTGCGGCAACCTCACCGCCGCCGTCGGCGCATTCGCCATCAGCAACGGCTTGGTCTATCCGGGCAAAATTCCTTCAGACGGCATCTGCACCGTTTATATCTGGCAAAAAAACATCAGCAAAACCATCATTGCCCACGTTCCCATGAAAAACGGCGAAGTTCAGGAAACCGGCGATTTCGAGCTGGACGGCGTAACCTTCCCGGCTGCAGAAGTGCAAATCGAATTTCTTGATCCGGCCGACGGTGAAGGCAGCATGTTCCCGACCGGAAACTTGGTTGACGAGCTGGACGTTCCCGGCGTCGGCAAACTGCAAGCCACATTAATCAACGCCGGAATTCCGACTGTATTCGTCAACGCCGCCGACATCGGTTACACCGGCAAAGAGCTGCAAGACGACATCAACAACAGCACCGAAAAACTGGAATTTTTTGAAAAAATCCGTGCATACGGCGCACTGAAAATGGGTCTGATTCAAGATTTGGGCGAAGCGGCCATCCGCCAACACACACCTAAAGTCGCTTTTGTCGCACCGCCGCAAGATTACGTTTCTTCCAGCGGCAAAGAAGTCAAAGCGGACGATATCGATCTTTTGGTACGCGCACTGTCTATGGGTAAACTGCACCACGCCATGATGGGTACGGCTTCCGTAGCCATCGCAACCGCCGCGGCCGTTCCCGGCACATTGGTGAATTTGGCCGCCGGCGGCGGAGAACGCGAAGCCGTGCGCTTCGGCCATCCTTCCGGAACATTGCGCGTCGGTGCGGCCGCCGTATTGGAAAACGGCCAATGGACGGCGAAAAAAGCCGTGATGAGCCGCAGCGCGCGCATCATCATGGAAGGTTGGGTGCGCGTTCCCGAAGACTGCTTCTGA